The following coding sequences lie in one Colius striatus isolate bColStr4 chromosome 14, bColStr4.1.hap1, whole genome shotgun sequence genomic window:
- the CCNE1 gene encoding G1/S-specific cyclin-E1 isoform X1: MRRESFSSLGSDCVEEKAPAKGDGAAECTMRARKRKADVATFLQDPDEEIASIEMTRKKQYENQPSWNNVHKNAHMLIPTPDKDDDPVGVDYSHFIHLSVIPTRASPLPVLGWANREDVWKNMISKEQTYVRDKLYMQRHPLLQPKMRTILLDWLMEVCEVYKLHRETFYLAQDFFDRFMATQENVVKTLLQLIGISSLFIAAKLEEIYPPKLHQFAYVTDGACTEDEILSMELIIMKALNWNLNPLTVVSWLNIYMQVAYLNELYEVLLPQYPQQIFVQIAELLDLCVLDIGCLDYTYGVLAASALYHFSSSELMQKVSGYEWCEIEECVKWMVPFAMAIREVGSSKLKHFRGVAPEDLHNIQTHINSLDLLDKAQAKQAILAEQNRTSPFPTGGVLTPPHSSKKQSSGLKQI, translated from the exons ATGCGCCGAGAGAG CTTCTCCTCTCTTGGCAGCGACTGTGTGGAGGAGAAGGCTCCCGCCAAGGGGGACGGGGCTGCGGAGTGCACCATGCGAGCCCGCAAGAGGAAAGCCGATGTGGCCACG TTCTTACAGGATCCCGATGAAGAAATTGCCAGCATAGAGATGACTAGAAAAAAGCAGTATGAAAACCAG cCATCCTGGAATAATGTTCACAAAAATGCCCATATGCTGATTCCTACTCCGGATAAAGATGATGATCCAGTTGGTGTTGATTACTCTCACTTCATACATCTAAGTGTTATTCCAACTAGAGCTTCACCATTACCAGTTCTAGG CTGGGCAAACAGAGAGGATGTATGGAAGAATATGATCAGCAAAGAACAGACATACGTGAGGGATAAACTTTATATGCAAAGGCACCCTCTCCTGCAACCTAAAATGAGAACAATCCTTCTAGACTGGCTAATGGAG GTTTGTGAAGTCTACAAGCTTCATAGAGAAACTTTTTATTTAGCTCAAGATTTCTTTGATCGGTTTATGGCAACACAGGAGAATGTTGTAAAAACACTACTTCAGCTTATTGGTATCTCTTCTTTATTCATAGCAGCAAAGCTCGAG GAAATTTATCCACCAAAGTTGCACCAGTTTGCCTATGTTACAGACGGAGCTTGTACAGAAGACGAAATCCTCAGTATGGAATTGATCATTATGAAG GCTCTTAACTGGAACTTAAATCCACTGACAGTTGTTTCATGGCTAAACATCTACATGCAAGTTGCATATTTAAATGAGCTTTATGAGGTATTGCTACCACAATATCCACAGCAAATATTTGTACAAATAGCAGAG CTCTTGGATCTCTGTGTGCTGGATATTGGCTGCTTGGACTACACATACGGAGTACTTGCAGCTTCTGCTTTGTATCACTTCTCCTCATCTGAATTGATGCAGAAAGTTTCAG GTTATGAATGGTGTGAGATAGAGGAATGTGTAAAGTGGATGGTTCCCTTTGCAATGGCTATAAGGGAAGTAGGAAGCTCCAAACTCAAACACTTTAGAGGTGTAGCTCCTGAAGACTTGCACAATATACAGACGCACATAAACAGCTTGGATTTGCTG GACAAAGCTCAAGCAAAACAAGCCATATTGGCTGAGCAAAATAGGACTTCACCTTTCCCCACTGGTGGTGTCCTTACACCACCACATAGTAGTAAGAAACAGTCTTCTGGACTGAAGCAAATATGA
- the CCNE1 gene encoding G1/S-specific cyclin-E1 isoform X3, protein MTRKKQYENQPSWNNVHKNAHMLIPTPDKDDDPVGVDYSHFIHLSVIPTRASPLPVLGWANREDVWKNMISKEQTYVRDKLYMQRHPLLQPKMRTILLDWLMEVCEVYKLHRETFYLAQDFFDRFMATQENVVKTLLQLIGISSLFIAAKLEEIYPPKLHQFAYVTDGACTEDEILSMELIIMKALNWNLNPLTVVSWLNIYMQVAYLNELYEVLLPQYPQQIFVQIAELLDLCVLDIGCLDYTYGVLAASALYHFSSSELMQKVSGYEWCEIEECVKWMVPFAMAIREVGSSKLKHFRGVAPEDLHNIQTHINSLDLLDKAQAKQAILAEQNRTSPFPTGGVLTPPHSSKKQSSGLKQI, encoded by the exons ATGACTAGAAAAAAGCAGTATGAAAACCAG cCATCCTGGAATAATGTTCACAAAAATGCCCATATGCTGATTCCTACTCCGGATAAAGATGATGATCCAGTTGGTGTTGATTACTCTCACTTCATACATCTAAGTGTTATTCCAACTAGAGCTTCACCATTACCAGTTCTAGG CTGGGCAAACAGAGAGGATGTATGGAAGAATATGATCAGCAAAGAACAGACATACGTGAGGGATAAACTTTATATGCAAAGGCACCCTCTCCTGCAACCTAAAATGAGAACAATCCTTCTAGACTGGCTAATGGAG GTTTGTGAAGTCTACAAGCTTCATAGAGAAACTTTTTATTTAGCTCAAGATTTCTTTGATCGGTTTATGGCAACACAGGAGAATGTTGTAAAAACACTACTTCAGCTTATTGGTATCTCTTCTTTATTCATAGCAGCAAAGCTCGAG GAAATTTATCCACCAAAGTTGCACCAGTTTGCCTATGTTACAGACGGAGCTTGTACAGAAGACGAAATCCTCAGTATGGAATTGATCATTATGAAG GCTCTTAACTGGAACTTAAATCCACTGACAGTTGTTTCATGGCTAAACATCTACATGCAAGTTGCATATTTAAATGAGCTTTATGAGGTATTGCTACCACAATATCCACAGCAAATATTTGTACAAATAGCAGAG CTCTTGGATCTCTGTGTGCTGGATATTGGCTGCTTGGACTACACATACGGAGTACTTGCAGCTTCTGCTTTGTATCACTTCTCCTCATCTGAATTGATGCAGAAAGTTTCAG GTTATGAATGGTGTGAGATAGAGGAATGTGTAAAGTGGATGGTTCCCTTTGCAATGGCTATAAGGGAAGTAGGAAGCTCCAAACTCAAACACTTTAGAGGTGTAGCTCCTGAAGACTTGCACAATATACAGACGCACATAAACAGCTTGGATTTGCTG GACAAAGCTCAAGCAAAACAAGCCATATTGGCTGAGCAAAATAGGACTTCACCTTTCCCCACTGGTGGTGTCCTTACACCACCACATAGTAGTAAGAAACAGTCTTCTGGACTGAAGCAAATATGA
- the CCNE1 gene encoding G1/S-specific cyclin-E1 isoform X2, producing the protein MRRESDCVEEKAPAKGDGAAECTMRARKRKADVATFLQDPDEEIASIEMTRKKQYENQPSWNNVHKNAHMLIPTPDKDDDPVGVDYSHFIHLSVIPTRASPLPVLGWANREDVWKNMISKEQTYVRDKLYMQRHPLLQPKMRTILLDWLMEVCEVYKLHRETFYLAQDFFDRFMATQENVVKTLLQLIGISSLFIAAKLEEIYPPKLHQFAYVTDGACTEDEILSMELIIMKALNWNLNPLTVVSWLNIYMQVAYLNELYEVLLPQYPQQIFVQIAELLDLCVLDIGCLDYTYGVLAASALYHFSSSELMQKVSGYEWCEIEECVKWMVPFAMAIREVGSSKLKHFRGVAPEDLHNIQTHINSLDLLDKAQAKQAILAEQNRTSPFPTGGVLTPPHSSKKQSSGLKQI; encoded by the exons ATGCGCCGAGAGAG CGACTGTGTGGAGGAGAAGGCTCCCGCCAAGGGGGACGGGGCTGCGGAGTGCACCATGCGAGCCCGCAAGAGGAAAGCCGATGTGGCCACG TTCTTACAGGATCCCGATGAAGAAATTGCCAGCATAGAGATGACTAGAAAAAAGCAGTATGAAAACCAG cCATCCTGGAATAATGTTCACAAAAATGCCCATATGCTGATTCCTACTCCGGATAAAGATGATGATCCAGTTGGTGTTGATTACTCTCACTTCATACATCTAAGTGTTATTCCAACTAGAGCTTCACCATTACCAGTTCTAGG CTGGGCAAACAGAGAGGATGTATGGAAGAATATGATCAGCAAAGAACAGACATACGTGAGGGATAAACTTTATATGCAAAGGCACCCTCTCCTGCAACCTAAAATGAGAACAATCCTTCTAGACTGGCTAATGGAG GTTTGTGAAGTCTACAAGCTTCATAGAGAAACTTTTTATTTAGCTCAAGATTTCTTTGATCGGTTTATGGCAACACAGGAGAATGTTGTAAAAACACTACTTCAGCTTATTGGTATCTCTTCTTTATTCATAGCAGCAAAGCTCGAG GAAATTTATCCACCAAAGTTGCACCAGTTTGCCTATGTTACAGACGGAGCTTGTACAGAAGACGAAATCCTCAGTATGGAATTGATCATTATGAAG GCTCTTAACTGGAACTTAAATCCACTGACAGTTGTTTCATGGCTAAACATCTACATGCAAGTTGCATATTTAAATGAGCTTTATGAGGTATTGCTACCACAATATCCACAGCAAATATTTGTACAAATAGCAGAG CTCTTGGATCTCTGTGTGCTGGATATTGGCTGCTTGGACTACACATACGGAGTACTTGCAGCTTCTGCTTTGTATCACTTCTCCTCATCTGAATTGATGCAGAAAGTTTCAG GTTATGAATGGTGTGAGATAGAGGAATGTGTAAAGTGGATGGTTCCCTTTGCAATGGCTATAAGGGAAGTAGGAAGCTCCAAACTCAAACACTTTAGAGGTGTAGCTCCTGAAGACTTGCACAATATACAGACGCACATAAACAGCTTGGATTTGCTG GACAAAGCTCAAGCAAAACAAGCCATATTGGCTGAGCAAAATAGGACTTCACCTTTCCCCACTGGTGGTGTCCTTACACCACCACATAGTAGTAAGAAACAGTCTTCTGGACTGAAGCAAATATGA
- the CCNE1 gene encoding G1/S-specific cyclin-E1 isoform X4 gives MRARKRKADVATFLQDPDEEIASIEMTRKKQYENQPSWNNVHKNAHMLIPTPDKDDDPVGVDYSHFIHLSVIPTRASPLPVLGWANREDVWKNMISKEQTYVRDKLYMQRHPLLQPKMRTILLDWLMEVCEVYKLHRETFYLAQDFFDRFMATQENVVKTLLQLIGISSLFIAAKLEEIYPPKLHQFAYVTDGACTEDEILSMELIIMKALNWNLNPLTVVSWLNIYMQVAYLNELYEVLLPQYPQQIFVQIAELLDLCVLDIGCLDYTYGVLAASALYHFSSSELMQKVSGYEWCEIEECVKWMVPFAMAIREVGSSKLKHFRGVAPEDLHNIQTHINSLDLLDKAQAKQAILAEQNRTSPFPTGGVLTPPHSSKKQSSGLKQI, from the exons ATGCGAGCCCGCAAGAGGAAAGCCGATGTGGCCACG TTCTTACAGGATCCCGATGAAGAAATTGCCAGCATAGAGATGACTAGAAAAAAGCAGTATGAAAACCAG cCATCCTGGAATAATGTTCACAAAAATGCCCATATGCTGATTCCTACTCCGGATAAAGATGATGATCCAGTTGGTGTTGATTACTCTCACTTCATACATCTAAGTGTTATTCCAACTAGAGCTTCACCATTACCAGTTCTAGG CTGGGCAAACAGAGAGGATGTATGGAAGAATATGATCAGCAAAGAACAGACATACGTGAGGGATAAACTTTATATGCAAAGGCACCCTCTCCTGCAACCTAAAATGAGAACAATCCTTCTAGACTGGCTAATGGAG GTTTGTGAAGTCTACAAGCTTCATAGAGAAACTTTTTATTTAGCTCAAGATTTCTTTGATCGGTTTATGGCAACACAGGAGAATGTTGTAAAAACACTACTTCAGCTTATTGGTATCTCTTCTTTATTCATAGCAGCAAAGCTCGAG GAAATTTATCCACCAAAGTTGCACCAGTTTGCCTATGTTACAGACGGAGCTTGTACAGAAGACGAAATCCTCAGTATGGAATTGATCATTATGAAG GCTCTTAACTGGAACTTAAATCCACTGACAGTTGTTTCATGGCTAAACATCTACATGCAAGTTGCATATTTAAATGAGCTTTATGAGGTATTGCTACCACAATATCCACAGCAAATATTTGTACAAATAGCAGAG CTCTTGGATCTCTGTGTGCTGGATATTGGCTGCTTGGACTACACATACGGAGTACTTGCAGCTTCTGCTTTGTATCACTTCTCCTCATCTGAATTGATGCAGAAAGTTTCAG GTTATGAATGGTGTGAGATAGAGGAATGTGTAAAGTGGATGGTTCCCTTTGCAATGGCTATAAGGGAAGTAGGAAGCTCCAAACTCAAACACTTTAGAGGTGTAGCTCCTGAAGACTTGCACAATATACAGACGCACATAAACAGCTTGGATTTGCTG GACAAAGCTCAAGCAAAACAAGCCATATTGGCTGAGCAAAATAGGACTTCACCTTTCCCCACTGGTGGTGTCCTTACACCACCACATAGTAGTAAGAAACAGTCTTCTGGACTGAAGCAAATATGA